The following are encoded in a window of Pseudomonas graminis genomic DNA:
- a CDS encoding sensor domain-containing diguanylate cyclase — protein sequence MPVLWLAGLFTLLVCISITSITVWQLRQTRIHELEIANTTVANLSRSMAQHVDDAFDQAHIAVSSVVERLSFDGFGAASGSRMHDYLRATAASVQQIQGLFIYDKDGNWAATSLNHMPANANNADREYFRFHRSIASSLPHIGPAIQSRTTGDWIIPVSRRVDDEMGNFAGVVLATVELNYFEQFFERFDIGKHGVITLAMADGTVLARRPLIQNVRGTSIGDGELFRLYVREHYEGTANVVSMLDHEQRLYGYKKLDGYPMVVLAGLSQREVLDEWRQYAWRSLAIIICVVVANLLFGVLLFQQIRFGLNAESQLRIASHSLEKLALQDSLTGLANRRHFQEILSLEFRNGEPNLHPLSLIMIDIDFFKSYNDNYGHVAGDKCIVAVAECIRSNLNRTGDLAVRYGGEEMAVFLPYSDMQGAVSLAEKIRLAVLTRALEHQGNPIGIVSISLGVYGCRAQECQSMEDFVKRADAALYAAKHQGRNRTVAWQESTLLSALPAP from the coding sequence ATGCCGGTGTTGTGGCTGGCGGGACTGTTTACCTTGCTGGTGTGCATCTCCATCACCAGCATCACCGTCTGGCAGCTGCGCCAGACGCGCATTCACGAGCTGGAAATCGCCAATACCACCGTCGCCAACCTTTCTCGCTCCATGGCGCAACACGTTGATGACGCATTCGATCAGGCGCACATCGCCGTGTCATCGGTGGTCGAACGGCTTTCCTTCGACGGCTTCGGCGCAGCCAGTGGTTCGCGCATGCACGATTATCTGCGCGCCACCGCCGCCAGCGTCCAGCAAATCCAGGGTCTGTTCATCTATGACAAGGATGGCAACTGGGCGGCAACCTCCCTCAACCACATGCCGGCCAACGCCAACAATGCCGATCGTGAGTATTTTCGGTTTCACCGGTCCATCGCCAGCAGCCTTCCCCACATCGGCCCCGCCATCCAGAGCCGCACCACCGGCGACTGGATCATCCCTGTGTCGCGAAGGGTGGACGATGAGATGGGCAACTTCGCCGGTGTGGTGCTGGCCACCGTTGAACTGAACTACTTCGAACAGTTCTTTGAGCGCTTCGACATCGGCAAGCACGGCGTCATCACCCTGGCCATGGCCGACGGGACCGTGCTGGCACGACGTCCGCTCATTCAAAACGTGCGCGGCACCTCTATCGGCGACGGCGAATTATTCCGGCTTTATGTCAGGGAACACTACGAAGGCACGGCGAACGTCGTGTCGATGCTCGACCACGAACAACGCCTGTACGGCTACAAGAAGCTGGACGGCTATCCGATGGTGGTGCTCGCCGGTCTGTCCCAGCGCGAAGTGCTCGACGAGTGGCGGCAATATGCGTGGCGCTCGCTGGCGATCATCATCTGCGTGGTGGTCGCCAACCTGCTGTTTGGCGTCTTGCTGTTCCAGCAGATCCGCTTCGGGCTCAATGCCGAATCACAACTGCGCATTGCCAGCCACTCGCTGGAAAAGCTTGCGCTACAGGACAGCCTGACCGGCCTGGCCAATCGACGACACTTTCAGGAGATTCTCAGTCTGGAGTTTCGCAACGGTGAACCGAACCTGCATCCGCTGAGCCTGATCATGATCGACATCGATTTTTTCAAGAGCTACAACGACAACTATGGCCACGTCGCCGGCGACAAATGCATTGTCGCCGTGGCCGAGTGCATTCGCAGCAACCTCAACCGCACTGGCGACCTCGCGGTGCGCTACGGCGGGGAAGAAATGGCCGTGTTCCTGCCCTACAGCGATATGCAGGGCGCCGTGAGTCTGGCGGAGAAGATTCGGTTGGCTGTGCTCACGCGAGCCCTGGAACATCAGGGCAATCCGATCGGCATCGTCAGCATCAGCCTCGGGGTTTACGGTTGTCGGGCGCAGGAATGCCAGAGCATGGAAGACTTCGTCAAACGCGCGGACGCGGCGCTGTATGCCGCCAAGCACCAGGGCCGCAATCGTACCGTCGCCTGGCAGGAGTCGACGCTGCTCAGTGCGCTGCCTGCGCCGTGA
- the dsbG gene encoding thiol:disulfide interchange protein DsbG, with protein MNFIHPAFIAVAVSLSLPASLVHAEDLPAPIKALEAKGATIKGSFDAPAGLKGYAAEYQNQGMALYLTPDGKHVLAGNLFNEKGEDLSTAPLQKLVYGPMAEAMWSRMENSTWIADGATTAPKIIYLFSDANCPYCNLFWEQARPWVKSGKVQLRHIMVGVIREDSAAKAASLLADANPEVALQNHEQAGKASTLKAMQNIPKDLQAKLDANMKLMEDMGLSATPSIFYKDEAGHLQQQQGAPRPEALAKMMGPK; from the coding sequence ATGAACTTCATTCACCCTGCGTTCATCGCCGTCGCCGTTTCGCTCAGCCTGCCAGCCTCGCTGGTTCACGCCGAAGACTTGCCCGCTCCGATCAAGGCACTGGAGGCCAAAGGCGCGACTATCAAAGGCAGCTTCGACGCGCCGGCCGGGCTGAAGGGTTACGCCGCCGAGTACCAGAATCAGGGCATGGCGCTGTACCTGACCCCTGACGGCAAGCATGTGCTCGCCGGCAATCTGTTCAACGAAAAGGGCGAAGACCTGAGCACCGCGCCCCTGCAGAAACTGGTCTATGGGCCAATGGCCGAGGCGATGTGGAGCCGCATGGAAAACAGCACCTGGATCGCCGACGGTGCCACAACTGCGCCCAAAATCATCTACCTGTTCAGCGACGCCAACTGTCCGTACTGCAACCTGTTCTGGGAGCAGGCGCGGCCATGGGTCAAATCGGGGAAAGTACAGTTGCGCCACATCATGGTCGGCGTGATCCGCGAGGACAGCGCTGCCAAAGCCGCGAGCCTGCTGGCCGACGCGAACCCGGAAGTCGCCCTGCAGAACCACGAGCAGGCGGGCAAAGCCAGCACGCTCAAGGCTATGCAAAACATCCCCAAAGACCTTCAGGCAAAACTCGACGCCAATATGAAACTGATGGAAGACATGGGCCTTTCAGCCACTCCGTCGATTTTCTACAAGGACGAGGCCGGACACCTCCAGCAGCAACAGGGCGCGCCCCGGCCGGAGGCGCTGGCGAAAATGATGGGGCCGAAATAA
- the dsbD gene encoding protein-disulfide reductase DsbD produces the protein MRNLWLVMLILFPLLAQALPGGDTFPSRNGPSLFSEKPDFLPANQAFIFTSERLASGEARLYWQIADGYYLYQQRLRFEGLNKEQQPVLPTGEDHHDEYFGQQQVYRQALELTIPASASGQIKVSWQGCADAGLCYPPQSQPVSVGSGNGQPANAQVGDQAEDQALASGLAQRSLALSLLAFFGLGLLLAFTPCSLPMLPILAGVVVGSGARPARGFALAGVYVLSMALIYAGLGVVAALLGSNLQSTLQQPWLLGSFAVLFVLLALPMFGFFELQLPGFLRDRLEKAGRQRHGGSLLGASLLGALSGLMIGPCMTAPLAGALLYIAQSGNALHGALVLFVMGLGMGLPLLLLVTVGTRFLPKPGAWMNLVKGLFGFLLLGTALIMIRPLLADVLWMALFGALLIVVAYSAILQTRLLPRASLLCAPIGLVVGLWGVMMVTGAAAGGDDPWQPLKVYSGSSSSTAIEAHDAFTTIKDPQALDRELAAAVAAGQWVLVDYYADWCVSCKIMEKNVFAKAETLQALNGVRLLRLDVTADNDASRALLGRFNVLGPPTLVWIAPDGSERRDRRITGEVDLEGFLQHWETTRGRG, from the coding sequence ATGCGTAATCTGTGGTTGGTGATGTTGATCCTTTTCCCGCTGCTGGCGCAGGCCCTGCCCGGCGGCGACACTTTCCCGTCCAGGAACGGCCCCTCACTCTTCAGCGAGAAGCCGGATTTTCTGCCGGCCAATCAAGCGTTTATCTTCACCTCGGAACGCCTGGCGTCCGGGGAAGCCCGCCTGTACTGGCAAATTGCGGACGGCTATTACCTGTACCAGCAACGGCTCAGGTTCGAAGGACTCAACAAGGAACAGCAGCCCGTCCTGCCGACCGGTGAAGATCATCACGATGAGTATTTCGGCCAGCAGCAGGTCTATCGGCAAGCCCTTGAACTCACGATTCCGGCCTCGGCCAGTGGTCAGATCAAAGTGAGCTGGCAGGGCTGCGCCGATGCCGGCTTGTGTTATCCCCCGCAAAGCCAGCCCGTCAGTGTGGGCAGCGGCAACGGGCAACCCGCCAACGCTCAAGTCGGCGATCAGGCTGAAGATCAAGCGCTGGCCAGTGGCCTCGCGCAACGTTCTCTGGCCCTGAGCCTGCTGGCGTTTTTCGGGCTGGGTCTGCTGCTGGCGTTCACCCCGTGTTCACTGCCGATGCTGCCGATCCTGGCCGGCGTGGTAGTCGGCAGCGGCGCGAGACCGGCACGAGGTTTTGCGCTGGCCGGCGTCTACGTGCTGAGCATGGCGTTGATCTATGCCGGGCTGGGCGTGGTCGCCGCGCTGTTGGGCAGCAACCTGCAATCGACCCTGCAACAGCCGTGGCTGCTGGGCAGTTTCGCGGTGCTGTTTGTGCTGCTTGCGCTGCCGATGTTTGGCTTCTTCGAGCTGCAGTTGCCGGGTTTCCTGCGCGACCGTCTGGAGAAGGCCGGGCGTCAGCGCCACGGTGGCAGTCTGTTGGGCGCATCTCTTCTCGGCGCGCTGTCGGGACTGATGATCGGCCCCTGCATGACCGCCCCCCTGGCGGGCGCGCTGCTGTATATCGCCCAGAGCGGCAATGCGCTGCACGGCGCCCTGGTGTTGTTCGTCATGGGGCTGGGCATGGGCCTGCCGTTGTTGCTGCTGGTCACGGTCGGCACACGTTTTCTGCCTAAACCGGGGGCCTGGATGAACCTGGTCAAAGGCCTCTTCGGGTTTCTACTACTGGGCACGGCGCTGATCATGATCCGGCCGCTGCTCGCCGACGTACTGTGGATGGCGCTGTTCGGCGCGCTGCTGATCGTGGTTGCTTATAGCGCTATCCTGCAGACCCGGTTGCTGCCACGCGCCTCACTCCTCTGCGCACCCATCGGCCTGGTCGTGGGGCTGTGGGGCGTGATGATGGTGACCGGCGCGGCGGCGGGCGGCGACGATCCCTGGCAGCCGCTCAAGGTCTACAGCGGGTCGAGTTCGTCTACCGCGATTGAAGCCCATGATGCATTCACCACTATCAAGGACCCGCAGGCCCTGGACCGGGAACTCGCCGCCGCCGTAGCCGCCGGGCAGTGGGTGCTGGTCGACTACTACGCCGACTGGTGCGTGTCCTGCAAGATCATGGAGAAGAACGTGTTCGCCAAGGCTGAAACCCTGCAGGCATTGAACGGCGTGCGCCTGCTGCGCCTCGATGTCACTGCGGACAACGACGCAAGCCGCGCGCTGCTCGGTCGTTTCAACGTGCTGGGCCCGCCGACGCTGGTGTGGATCGCACCGGACGGCAGCGAAAGGCGCGATCGGCGAATCACCGGCGAAGTCGACCTTGAGGGCTTTTTGCAGCACTGGGAAACGACCCGGGGGCGTGGCTGA
- a CDS encoding serine/threonine transporter, whose product MNDQANSVEHTVDAAPANVTTWNRNDTTWMLGLFGTAIGAGTLFLPINAGIGGFWPLVILAVLAFPMTFYAHRGLTRFVLSGRNGADITEVVEQHFGKKAGALITLLYFFAVFPILLIYSVALTNTVGSFMEHQLHVPPPPRALLAFVLILGLLAVVRCGEQIIVKAMSLMVYPFIVALLFLAVFLIPHWNGGILTTASSFPAPSALLHTLWLAIPVMVFSFNHSPIISAFAVDQKRQYGEQAEPRSSQILARAHLLMVVMVLFFVFSCVLTLAPEQLAEAKAQNLSILSYLANHFSNPTIAFAAPLIAFVAITKSFLGHYIGASEGLKGLVLKTGRRPSPRTLDRLTAGFMLVVCWLVATLNPSILGMIETLGGPVIAALLFLMPMYAVRKVPAMRRYAGKLSNVFVVVIGLISISALVYSLLQ is encoded by the coding sequence ATGAATGATCAGGCCAACAGCGTCGAACACACTGTCGACGCCGCACCCGCGAACGTGACGACCTGGAACCGCAACGACACCACCTGGATGCTCGGGCTGTTCGGCACCGCCATCGGCGCGGGTACGTTGTTTCTGCCGATCAACGCGGGTATCGGCGGGTTCTGGCCGCTGGTGATTCTGGCCGTGCTGGCCTTCCCGATGACCTTCTATGCGCACCGCGGGCTGACCCGCTTTGTGCTTTCGGGCCGCAATGGGGCGGACATCACCGAGGTGGTGGAGCAGCATTTCGGCAAGAAAGCCGGTGCCTTGATCACCCTGCTGTATTTCTTCGCCGTGTTTCCGATCCTGCTGATCTACAGCGTGGCGCTGACCAACACCGTGGGCAGCTTCATGGAGCACCAACTGCATGTGCCGCCGCCGCCCCGCGCGCTGCTGGCGTTCGTGCTGATCCTCGGCCTGCTGGCGGTGGTGCGTTGCGGTGAGCAGATCATCGTCAAAGCCATGAGCCTGATGGTGTACCCGTTCATCGTGGCGCTGCTGTTCCTCGCCGTGTTTCTGATTCCGCACTGGAACGGCGGCATTCTCACCACGGCAAGCAGCTTTCCGGCACCTTCGGCACTGCTGCACACGCTGTGGCTGGCGATTCCGGTGATGGTCTTCTCGTTCAACCATTCGCCCATCATTTCGGCATTTGCCGTCGACCAGAAGCGTCAATATGGCGAGCAGGCCGAACCGCGCAGCTCGCAGATCCTGGCCCGCGCCCATCTGCTGATGGTGGTCATGGTGCTGTTCTTTGTCTTCAGCTGCGTGCTGACCCTGGCGCCGGAGCAACTGGCGGAAGCCAAGGCGCAGAACCTGTCGATCCTGTCCTATCTGGCCAACCATTTCAGCAACCCGACCATCGCGTTTGCCGCGCCGCTGATTGCTTTCGTCGCGATCACCAAGTCGTTTCTGGGCCACTACATCGGCGCCAGCGAAGGCCTAAAGGGTCTGGTGTTGAAAACCGGCCGCCGTCCTTCACCGCGTACGCTCGATCGCCTGACCGCAGGCTTCATGCTGGTGGTCTGCTGGCTGGTGGCAACGCTCAACCCAAGCATTCTCGGGATGATCGAAACCCTCGGCGGCCCGGTCATTGCCGCGCTGCTGTTCCTCATGCCGATGTACGCCGTGCGCAAAGTGCCAGCCATGCGCCGGTATGCGGGCAAACTGTCGAACGTGTTTGTGGTGGTGATCGGACTGATCTCTATCTCGGCGCTGGTTTATTCGTTGTTGCAGTGA
- a CDS encoding TetR/AcrR family transcriptional regulator yields the protein MRYAEDHKAQTHQRILQEAAARFRRDGIGATGLQPLMKALGLTHGGFYAHFKSKDDLVEKSLRCAVDQLHASRAEKLAEDSSTQAFIDLYLSTAHRDHPEKGCPLPTMASELGQRGQPSEITDELINRMLATLEAGMPADGQSSDKSVMLMSGLVGAMVLARSAKDPALAERILETTRDQLKQLIEG from the coding sequence ATGCGTTACGCCGAAGATCACAAAGCCCAGACCCACCAGCGCATCCTTCAGGAAGCCGCCGCGCGCTTTCGCCGTGACGGCATTGGCGCGACCGGTTTGCAGCCCTTGATGAAGGCATTGGGCCTGACCCATGGCGGTTTCTACGCCCACTTCAAATCCAAGGACGACCTGGTCGAAAAATCCCTGCGATGTGCCGTCGACCAATTGCATGCTTCACGGGCCGAGAAACTGGCAGAAGACAGCTCGACCCAGGCGTTCATCGACCTGTACCTGTCGACCGCCCATCGCGATCATCCGGAAAAGGGCTGCCCGCTGCCGACCATGGCGTCCGAGCTGGGCCAGCGCGGGCAACCGAGCGAGATCACCGACGAGTTGATCAACCGCATGCTCGCCACCCTCGAAGCCGGAATGCCGGCCGACGGGCAGAGCAGCGACAAGAGCGTGATGCTTATGTCCGGGCTGGTGGGGGCGATGGTGCTGGCGCGCAGCGCGAAAGATCCGGCACTGGCCGAGCGAATTCTGGAGACCACCCGCGATCAGCTCAAGCAACTGATCGAAGGCTGA
- a CDS encoding ATP-binding protein — MMSLRTRLSLILGSAFILIWVLAAAWMLRDLRTQMMQSLDQRLEASARMVAGLLEQMQMPTGSDTRSLRADDPALPNGMACQLSSLRGQVLARTDSSPSEPLKADASGFHDQMINGDHWRVYTMMHDNVRVSTADRQIERDVLGHSVLLAASVPVLVALFGSLALVWFGIGRGLAPLNRMRDALNRHSADSVEPLDVPNLPSELQPLLKSQNQLFQRIAQTLERERRLTGDAAHELRSPLTAIKTHLQVARMTDGQKRDTALAHAEEGADRMHRTLEQLLLLARVEGSLSFDDGVQCDAEQVARLAIHDASHGDEQRIELILPSQLSSAALQMPAALAVAALRNLLDNALRHSQAAAQVELSVETFDGQAHFRVRDHGPGIPEPDLDKLTQRFWRNGKSPGAGLGLAIVQAIVQRCACSLRFDSRHDGLRVELSMPLRRDVAGE; from the coding sequence ATGATGAGCCTGCGCACACGGCTGAGCCTTATCCTGGGCTCGGCGTTCATTCTGATCTGGGTGCTGGCGGCGGCGTGGATGCTGCGCGACTTGCGCACGCAGATGATGCAATCCCTCGATCAACGCCTTGAGGCCTCGGCGCGGATGGTGGCGGGGCTGCTCGAACAGATGCAAATGCCCACCGGCAGCGACACTCGCTCGCTGCGGGCCGATGATCCGGCGTTGCCCAACGGGATGGCCTGTCAGTTGAGTTCCCTGCGCGGGCAAGTGCTGGCGCGCACCGACAGCTCGCCGAGCGAACCGCTGAAGGCCGATGCCAGCGGCTTCCATGACCAAATGATCAACGGCGACCACTGGCGCGTGTACACGATGATGCATGACAACGTGCGGGTGAGCACTGCCGACCGGCAGATCGAACGCGACGTGCTTGGGCACTCGGTGCTGCTGGCGGCATCGGTGCCGGTGCTGGTCGCGCTGTTCGGCAGCCTGGCGCTGGTCTGGTTCGGCATCGGCCGGGGGCTGGCGCCGCTCAATCGCATGCGCGATGCGTTGAATCGGCACAGCGCCGATTCGGTCGAGCCACTGGACGTGCCCAACCTGCCCAGCGAACTTCAACCGCTGCTGAAAAGTCAGAACCAGCTGTTTCAGCGCATCGCCCAGACCCTTGAGCGCGAACGTCGGCTGACCGGCGATGCCGCCCATGAACTGCGCAGCCCGCTCACGGCCATCAAGACCCATCTGCAAGTGGCGCGGATGACCGACGGCCAGAAGCGCGACACGGCGCTGGCCCATGCGGAGGAGGGCGCTGACCGCATGCACCGCACCCTCGAACAGCTGCTGTTGTTGGCGCGGGTCGAGGGCAGCCTGTCGTTCGATGATGGCGTGCAGTGCGATGCCGAGCAGGTCGCGCGGCTGGCGATTCACGACGCCAGTCACGGCGATGAACAGCGCATCGAACTGATCCTTCCGTCGCAGTTGTCCAGCGCTGCACTACAAATGCCGGCGGCGCTGGCGGTGGCCGCACTGCGCAATCTGCTGGACAACGCCCTGCGCCACAGCCAGGCCGCGGCGCAAGTGGAACTGAGCGTTGAAACCTTCGACGGCCAGGCGCATTTCCGCGTTCGCGATCATGGCCCTGGCATTCCCGAGCCGGACCTGGACAAACTCACCCAACGCTTCTGGCGCAACGGCAAAAGCCCTGGCGCGGGCCTGGGGCTGGCGATAGTTCAGGCTATCGTGCAGCGCTGCGCGTGTTCGCTTCGCTTTGACAGCCGTCATGACGGTTTGCGGGTGGAGCTGAGCATGCCGTTGCGGCGCGATGTCGCAGGCGAGTGA
- a CDS encoding TlpA disulfide reductase family protein, with the protein MLSFSVGPLALSLNHLLLLVALALATLVGWISGRKQRINPERAVFGLFMFGLLVARMAFVARYWPQYESDPLRIVDIRDGGFSTWPGVIAVVASAVTMVWRRPLQRRPLGWGVASGLLFWWLSSLAVESVRQDAPLPDLAFRNDKGERVHLRDYDGRKLVINLWATWCPPCRREMPVLQAAQQANPDVLFLFVNQGESPRDVAAFLGSQGLQLDNVLFDDRGDLGRHAGSAALPTTLFYGENGRQQDGHLGELSSASLKHYLDGFGQPTSSSTPSSQQRITP; encoded by the coding sequence ATGCTGAGTTTTTCCGTCGGGCCGTTAGCCCTGTCGCTCAACCATCTGCTGCTGCTCGTTGCCCTCGCGCTGGCGACGTTGGTCGGCTGGATCAGTGGCCGCAAGCAGAGGATCAACCCGGAACGCGCCGTGTTCGGCCTGTTCATGTTCGGGCTTCTGGTGGCTCGTATGGCGTTCGTCGCGCGCTACTGGCCGCAGTATGAGAGTGACCCGCTGCGCATCGTCGATATCCGCGACGGCGGCTTCAGTACCTGGCCCGGCGTGATCGCCGTTGTGGCCAGCGCCGTCACGATGGTGTGGCGGCGACCGTTGCAGCGCAGGCCACTGGGGTGGGGCGTCGCTAGCGGATTGCTGTTCTGGTGGCTGAGCAGTCTGGCGGTCGAAAGCGTTCGTCAGGATGCCCCGCTGCCGGATCTGGCGTTTCGCAATGACAAGGGCGAGCGCGTTCACTTGCGCGACTACGACGGGCGCAAGCTGGTGATCAACCTGTGGGCGACGTGGTGCCCGCCCTGCCGGAGGGAAATGCCAGTCCTGCAAGCCGCGCAACAGGCCAATCCCGACGTCCTGTTTCTGTTCGTCAATCAGGGAGAAAGCCCACGTGACGTGGCGGCCTTTCTCGGCAGCCAAGGTCTGCAGCTGGACAACGTGTTGTTCGATGACAGGGGTGATCTGGGCCGACATGCCGGATCAGCCGCCCTGCCCACGACGCTGTTTTACGGCGAGAACGGCCGACAACAGGACGGGCATCTGGGCGAACTGTCCAGCGCCAGCCTGAAACATTACCTGGACGGTTTCGGCCAGCCTACCTCCTCTTCCACCCCGTCTTCACAGCAAAGGATCACCCCATGA
- a CDS encoding DeoR/GlpR family DNA-binding transcription regulator: MSANPEAFPGERQRLITERLAVQGRVIAAELATEFNVSEHSIRRDLGVLASAGLCKRVYGGAISLASDGPLAARVEHEPGRKRQLGVAAAGLISAGQHVFIDGGSTNLAIAKALDPHMALTVTTNAPLIAVELMKLPAVEVILLGGRLSPVAGSTYGFTTIQQLAHFNFDLCFLGACALDALKGVTAFDMDVAEFKRAVVARSGQVAVAVINEKLSSIAHYQVAQCEEVGALVVEHDAPADRLELFRGKVAQIVTAQAAH; the protein is encoded by the coding sequence ATGTCTGCCAACCCAGAAGCATTCCCCGGCGAGCGTCAGCGTCTGATCACCGAGCGTCTGGCCGTGCAGGGTCGGGTGATCGCCGCAGAGCTGGCGACCGAATTCAATGTGTCCGAGCATTCCATTCGTCGCGATCTGGGCGTTCTGGCGTCCGCCGGCCTGTGCAAACGCGTGTACGGTGGGGCGATTTCGCTGGCGTCGGACGGCCCGCTGGCGGCGCGTGTCGAGCACGAGCCGGGGCGCAAGCGGCAGTTGGGCGTCGCGGCGGCGGGATTGATCAGCGCCGGGCAACACGTGTTTATCGACGGCGGCTCGACCAACCTTGCGATCGCCAAAGCCCTTGATCCGCACATGGCGCTGACCGTCACCACCAATGCGCCGCTGATCGCCGTCGAGCTGATGAAGCTGCCGGCAGTGGAAGTGATTCTGCTGGGCGGGCGCTTGAGTCCCGTCGCGGGCAGCACCTACGGCTTCACCACGATTCAGCAACTCGCCCACTTCAATTTCGATCTGTGCTTTCTCGGCGCCTGTGCCCTGGATGCGCTGAAAGGCGTGACCGCGTTCGACATGGACGTCGCCGAGTTCAAGCGCGCCGTGGTGGCGCGCAGCGGTCAGGTGGCGGTGGCCGTGATCAACGAGAAGCTTTCCAGCATCGCGCACTATCAGGTCGCGCAGTGCGAGGAAGTCGGCGCGCTGGTGGTCGAACACGACGCGCCCGCCGACCGGCTGGAGCTGTTTCGCGGCAAGGTCGCGCAGATCGTCACGGCGCAGGCAGCGCACTGA
- a CDS encoding response regulator has product MHVLLCEDDDLIASGIVAGLDAQGLTVDRVATASSARAMLSAAHFDVMILDLGLPDEDGLKLLRQIRQQGVEIPVLILTARDTVTDRVDGLQAGADDYLLKPFDLRELSARLHTLVRRMAGRSVNVIEHGVLSYDPSSRETRLAGQPVDLSRREQALLQALLNNSGRVLSGEQLKDCVYGFGDEVESNALNVHIHHLRRKLGGRIIETVRGLGYRLGPAGHDSEPTP; this is encoded by the coding sequence ATGCACGTACTGCTTTGTGAAGACGACGACCTGATTGCCAGCGGCATCGTCGCAGGCCTCGATGCCCAGGGCCTGACGGTGGACCGCGTGGCCACGGCATCATCGGCGCGGGCGATGCTGTCGGCCGCACATTTCGACGTGATGATTCTCGACCTCGGCCTGCCCGATGAAGATGGCCTGAAGCTGTTGCGCCAGATTCGCCAGCAGGGTGTGGAAATCCCGGTGCTGATTCTTACCGCTCGCGACACCGTCACCGACCGTGTCGACGGCTTGCAGGCCGGCGCGGACGACTACCTGCTCAAGCCCTTCGACTTGCGTGAACTCAGCGCGCGTCTGCATACCCTGGTGCGCCGCATGGCCGGGCGCAGCGTCAATGTGATCGAACATGGGGTGCTCAGCTACGACCCGAGCAGCCGGGAAACCCGCCTTGCCGGTCAACCGGTTGATCTGTCCCGCCGTGAACAGGCCCTGCTGCAAGCGTTGCTCAACAACAGCGGTCGCGTGCTTTCGGGCGAACAGCTAAAGGACTGCGTGTACGGCTTCGGCGACGAAGTGGAGAGCAACGCCCTCAATGTTCATATCCATCACCTGCGGCGCAAGCTGGGCGGCCGTATCATCGAAACCGTCCGCGGGCTCGGTTATCGCCTCGGCCCGGCCGGCCATGATTCGGAGCCCACGCCATGA
- a CDS encoding DUF4440 domain-containing protein, giving the protein MLKTFAVITLLTASTYASANNAPAHCATLDQQQAKILFERWNNTLQTGDSRKVAANYTSDAVLLPTLSNQPRTDLAGKLDYFNTFLRKKPFGTLDSSTVITSCNSAIDTGLYTFRFSDNSEVQARYTFTYALVDNEWLITSHHSSAMPE; this is encoded by the coding sequence ATGCTCAAGACTTTCGCCGTCATCACACTGCTCACTGCCAGCACTTACGCGAGTGCAAACAACGCCCCCGCACACTGCGCAACACTTGATCAGCAGCAAGCGAAAATCCTGTTCGAACGCTGGAACAACACGCTGCAAACCGGCGATTCTCGCAAGGTCGCCGCGAACTACACGTCCGACGCCGTGCTGCTTCCGACCCTCTCCAACCAGCCCAGAACAGACCTTGCCGGCAAACTCGATTACTTCAACACGTTTCTTAGAAAGAAGCCGTTCGGCACCCTCGACAGCAGCACTGTTATTACAAGTTGCAACAGTGCAATCGATACCGGCCTGTACACGTTTCGTTTCAGCGATAACTCAGAAGTCCAGGCACGTTACACCTTCACTTACGCACTTGTTGATAACGAGTGGCTGATTACCTCCCATCACTCTTCGGCCATGCCGGAGTAG